In Leishmania braziliensis MHOM/BR/75/M2904 complete genome, chromosome 31, one genomic interval encodes:
- a CDS encoding putative c2 domain protein, which translates to MGRLEVRVCGARNIGHTQRTGVPDPYVKVVMGDRKKTQVKYKTKVAHNSLNPAWNEVVKFQIADYDSAQVVFELWNDNVIVDDLMGVYRLSVNGLTRRVVKDMWVILTGTHLSSAELHLQVLAVDFGADPQPSSTMVHSIEEYIGAAATNPEMVATETKTTASAGDFDSVEKTMCGEPAMGIPLQAQVAPSPQPLLQAVYLPPQPPPQVMYYQQIPPQGGYYGAAPQQPYYIYGQPPM; encoded by the coding sequence ATGGGCCGCCTGGAGGTGCGAGTTTGCGGTGCTCGCAACATCGGCCACACCCAACGGACCGGTGTCCCCGACCCGTACGTGAAGGTCGTGATGGGTGACCGGAAAAAGACGCAGGTCAAGTACAAGACAAAGGTGGCCCACAACAGCCTCAACCCAGCCTGGAATGAGGTGGTCAAGTTCCAGATCGCCGATTATGACTCCGCACAGGTGGTGTTTGAGCTTTGGAACGACAACGTCATTGTAGACGACCTCATGGGGGTCTACAGGCTCTCTGTGAACGGCTTGACACGCCGCGTAGTGAAGGACATGTGGGTCATCCTCACAGGCACGCACCTCTCCTCGGCAGAGCTTCATCTGCAGGTACTGGCAGTGGACTTTGGCGCTGACCCTCAGCCCAGCAGTACGATGGTGCACTCCATCGAAGAATATAttggcgctgcagccacgaATCCTGAGATGGTTGCTACAGAGACGAAGACGACAGCATCTGCGGGTGACTTCGACTCCGTCGAGAAAACGATGTGCGGCGAGCCGGCGATGGGCATCCCGCTGCAGGCACAGGTGGCGCCTTCAccacagccgctgctgcaagCCGTCTatctgccgccgcagcctccACCACAGGTAATGTACTACCAGCAAATTCCACCACAAGGCGGCTACTATGgtgcagctccgcagcaaccGTACTACATCTATGGCCAGCCACCAATGTAA
- a CDS encoding putative c2 domain protein has translation MGRLEIRVCGARNVANLQKVGKPDPYVKIKVGDKKKSQIRYKTRVAENTLYPVWNELFKFQVADYDSTQVLFELWNDNVIVDDLLGHYSLSLNGLTRGVVVDTWVILVGTKVSSSELHLRILAADFGCDPQPGDRVVRSLEEDNITTPMSQIYRPPKNFSPQPQGVGLQSYPVAPLRPPQPLVYGAPVAPMPHGQCTYFATPPQPQGYSYGAAPAPPNYGYGAPSPPQPMYGAPLPPQQLPYPGGPSPPQIYGSPPPPPRPAQMAYGIPPDM, from the coding sequence ATGGGCCGTCTTGAGATTCGCGTCTGCGGGGCCCGCAATGTGGCCAACCTGCAGAAGGTTGGCAAACCCGACCCGTACGTGAAGATTAAGGTGGGCGACAAGAAGAAGTCTCAAATCAGATACAAGACTCGGGTCGCTGAGAACACCCTTTACCCCGTGTGGAATGAGCTCTTCAAGTTTCAGGTCGCAGACTACGACTCGACGCAGGTATTGTTCGAACTGTGGAATGACAACGTCATCGTGGACGACCTCCTTGGTCACTACAGTCTCTCCCTCAATGGCCTAACCCGCGGCGTCGTAGTCGATACCTGGGTGATTCTTGTGGGCACGAAGGTCTCCTCTTCGGAGCTGCACTTGCGTATCCTCGCTGCTGACTTTGGCTGTGATCCGCAGCCTGGCGACCGGGTCGTCAGATCGCTAGAGGAGGACAACATAACAACGCCGATGAGCCAGATATACCGTCCCCCGAAGAACTTCTCGCCGCAACCGCAGGGAGTTGGACTGCAGTCGTACCCCGTTGCTCCGCTAaggccaccgcagccgctggtGTACGGGGCCCCAGTTGCACCGATGCCGCATGGACAGTGCACATACTTCGCTacaccaccgcagccacaGGGATACTCCTACGGCGCTGCTCCGGCACCGCCAAACTACGGCTATGGTGCACCGTCGCCCCCGCAGCCGATGTATGGTgctccactgccgccgcagcagctgccgtaCCCTGGCGGGCCTTCGCCACCCCAAATTTATGgttccccaccaccgccaccgcggccggCGCAGATGGCCTATGGCATCCCGCCAGACATGTGA